One Nicotiana tabacum cultivar K326 chromosome 23, ASM71507v2, whole genome shotgun sequence genomic window, gtgcacctgtgtatgaacttccagcatattatgtcggaactccaacacgcggaaagttccagcataatatactagagattggagcacatgtgtatgaacttctaacATATTATGATaaaccggtatattatactagaacttcattatattatgctagaatattttccggattttgaacagtattttcgttcagatttatctttacatgaaaagtggctaaattttgattacttttgaaactgtgactatttttcaattaccacttgtaaatctgactattttttaatttcttttgatgAAAACGTTCTACTACATGTTGCCTAGTCGAAAAATCAACAGCTAAGTATTGAATTATAGGAAGTAGAggaatatactggaactccagcataatatactagagttccagtataatatactggaactccagtataatatgttggagttccagtatattatactggaacttcaatatattatgttggaatatttttcggattttgaacagtgttttcgttcagatttatctttacatgaaaaatgactaaatttcgattacttttaaaactataactatttttcaattaccacccgtaaatttaactattttttaatttcttcagATGGAAACGTTCTACTACATGTTGCCCAGCCGAAAAATCAACAGCTAAGTATTGAATTATAGGGAGTAGAGAATGCCAACGATGTTAAAGACCAACTCCAACTTCCACAACTAAAGCGGACCAACGTAACATCATTTGATGTGATACAAATGTTACAAAGTAATTAAACCAACTTTAGCTTTGTCTATAAAAAATATATTCACAAAATGACAAGAACAAGAATTGGGAATGctacaaaaacaacaacaaaaataatctaATCTTACAAGTGGGGTCTCGGAAGGGTTAAatatatgcagaccttacccttaccttcAAAAAGGCAAAGAGGTTGTTTCCGGTAAACCCTCGGCTCATGAAAGGTAAAAGGAAATAGGTCAAGGACGGAACGAGAACCAACGTTTTTCTTCCTCTTCTGTTCTCTACTAAGATGGGCAGCAACAAGCACACCAATCAGAAAACCGAAGCAATAATACAAAACTAACGGTACGTAATGATGTAATCAGATAGCCGAAACAAAAGCAACAACACGTAATAACAGAAGTCAATGGATACAACAATACACAAAGGACACTAAGTCATATACTAAAGCTGACACACAGGACAAAGCTCGGCTACCTATCATAACACTTTACCTTTATTCTCAACTTCCATACCTTCCAATCGATGTTTATGTCCTCATTAAGGTGAAGTAATGTCATATCCTGCGTAATACCTCTCCATTATTGGGAATGGTAATGGGAGAAAATGCTTCGACCTAAGAAAATAACTTATTACCTGGTAATCAAGCTAAGACTTCATTTACACTCTTTTTGTTCAGCATTATtatggaaagaaaatcaaagtttATAGTTACATTCAATCTAGACCATTAAAAATTAATTGACCCGGtcactttgtcttcttcaataaTCAAAGTCAATGAAGTCCAACAATCATGTTTTTCAAGTTTATTCAACCAAATCAATTCAAATCAATCACAAATAAGCAATGAGTTTTCAATTTTTTATAACACAAATAAAGACGatggaggaggagaaggagaagagaAGTACACTGAGCTATTTTTTTAAGGGGGCCAAAGTTAAACATCAATTCTTAAGGAGGACACGTGGCAAAAATTCGTGAAAGAAATACTATCCACAAGAACGAGAATTAGGGGAAGGATTGCTACTAAATATTGTAGCAATGCAATAttactaaaaaaaattaacataaaaCCTGTACTGAAAAGAACAGCATTCCACTATAATCAAATGTGAGTACCTTCTGCACTTATTCTGCATTTTAGATTGAAAGCATTACTACAAGTACGTTGTTCATGgagtcacaaaaaaaaaaaaaaaaaaaaaaaaaaaaagaagattgcCAATCTTGCAATTTCATTCCACTAACAATACAACTGCAATTGGACTACTTACAGAGTGCCTATCAGAATTCCATTTCAAGAATCCCTGACCAACTTCTCTGTCTGAGTTATTGGTTGTCTTGGAAAATGTCACTTGGTATGTCAACTTCTGGTTCAATATAGAGAAGTTTAGCTTGGAGGGTTTAACTTTCACGGCAACTCCTTTTGGTGAAACTATTTCCACTTTGTAAATTGATGTCGCGTTACCAACATTGGTCACAGTTCTGGTATATGTCTGAGGAGTTGATCTAAGTCTGATGGAAAATGAAGGATAATTTAGTTGCGCTTCAGGGATACTTTTTACCTCCGAGCAATTCACCTTGCCTTGTAACAATTTACCTACCTCTCGATTTGTGTAGTTCAAACCACATAAATAAGGAACATAGTCCTCAAATGGTGTATCATAAATTAGTCCAGGATCATTTGCTCTAGACGGATTAACATGTCCTGCACCAATTGCAAATATATCAGCAGGAATGAGCCTTTCATCTAATATTGGATTCTTGGCAAGGTTTAATGTGTCAGTTGTTGTCATGATTGCGGACTTAATAGCAGCAGGAGACCAATTAGGATGTGCACTCTTCAGCAAAGCTGCTATGCCACTAAGGTGAGGGCAAGACATTGAGGTTCCAGATATAATATTGAATGTTGATTTTGTGTTCTTGTTGTTATCTACTGAGGTAGGCCAAGCAGCAAGGACATTAACACCAGGACCAATAATATCAGGTTTCAAGATGCCACGACTTGCTTCGCTTGGTCCTCGAGAAGAAAATGAAGCAACTATAGGAGCATTTTTATCTCCAATTACAGTTCCATGGAAGGTGATTGCAGCAACAGGATTCGACGTTGAGTTTATGTAAGCAAGAATTTTCTTTCCATCTACATCTGAAACATCCAATGCTGGAAGAACATGAGCTTCAGCTGATTTAGTGACACCATCTTCCGGATTATTGATGAGAATCATGCCAACACCTCCAGCATCCTTTACAACTTGTCCTTTATCAACCCTGCGAACGCCACCACCAACCAGGCACACGACTATCTTTCCTCTTATAGCAGGGTCAGTGAGTGATCCTGGTACACAGAAAGGGGCGTCAAATTGCTCATGTACTATCTTTTCAACATCAAATAGAGTGAAGAATGTTGAGTTTGATGTCTTTGGATGATAAGCAGATTCTCCTTCAAATTCTTCTTTATTTCCAAGCTTAACAGTGGCCTTTAGTTTTCTATCATGAGTGCTAGCGCCAACTGTGAGAATCCAAGGGGCGTCATTTGCTACAGTGCGTTGGGATGGACCACTATTGCCTGCAGAACAACTAACAAGAATACCTCTTTCTGTTGCACTATACGCCCCAAGAGCAATCTTGTCATTATGGAACGGATTACTAGTTCCACCAAGGGATATTGATAGAATATCTACCCCATCATCAATAGCTGCATCCATCGCAGCTAAAATTTCAACATCAGAACAACTGCCATCAGAATCGCATACCTTATATATGGCTATGTGGGCAAGAGGGGCAACACCAACTGCAGTTCCATTGGCATTCCCAAATACATTAGCACCTTTCACAAAGGCTCCTGCAGCTGTGCCTGCTGTATGCGTACCATGTCCATTTTCATCTATGGGAGAACCATTGGTAAGTGGGAAAGACCTGGCTCCAATGAGTTTGTTGTTACACTTGGTCGTGAAATTAGACTCACAAAATCCTTTCCATTTAGCAGGCGGAGGAGGCATCCCAACGTCGCTAAATGAAGGATGGTCAGGAATAATTCCAGTGTCCAAAACTCCGATGATCACGCCTTTCCCATAGTTGGAATCCTTCCACAAGCCCATGTTCTGTTGCAAACCAAGAAAACTTGGAGTATGAGTAGTGTGCAAGGACAATATCCTCTGTGGCTCTGCAGAAACAAAGCCTTGTTTCTTCTCCATTTCCTTCACTTGTGTTGTAGTTAATCTAGCTGCAAAGCCTTTCATCACATTGTGATAGGAATAGACCATTCTCGGCTCTTCATTTTCCCTTGAGCTAATTGATGTGGTTTTAGGCAAAAAAGAATGGTAATAGCTCTCTAAATCCATTGATGATGATTGAGTAGAAATTTGGCTTTCTGGTGCTTCAACTTGGACTATATAAGTTTCTAAATCACTCTGGAAACTAGGCAATGGGAAAgagcaaaaaatgcaaaatagaaGGATTTTCAAGAATCCCATAGCTGCAAATTAATACAAGAACTGATGTGTTACTTGGATAATGAATTTGATGAACTTTTGAGTTTTTCTGCTACTATATATAGTACTTTGTCTTTGAGCTATTcactttcatttttattttgctCCACTTGCAATAAATTAATTTGATGAAGTAACTTTATGAAGCTTATTAACTTTAGTTGAACTGTTTTAGTCCACTTGCTGGCCCTTATTTTGGTTAGTACCATTATTGTGGAATATGAATTTGTGGGGAAGATAAAGACAACGAAAAGAAAGGCCTCTATTGTGAAAGAGACTAGACTACAATTGTTGAACTATATTCTATAAATTCATTTTTATCTTCAATACTTGTGAATGTATTTGATTATGATATAATAGAAAAGCTTAAGTTGGTATAATTTCTGTGAAACATATCACATATTTTAGaattgcttttttttcttttttcttttgtcacACAAACGTATCTTGAAAAATATCCTATTACAATTTGAATGGAGGAAAATGACTCTACAAAGATCTCTATTTAAACATCTCTTCTATTAATTTTCTTATTGATCCAGCTTAAGAAGGATAATATAACTAAATGAACATTTGTAATAGACTGTAAAACTAACCTTTACCGCTCTTGAATGATAAAGTTGGAATCGTTTCTACTTTAAACTAAAAAATTCAAATTCGGCAAATAGTATAATTTACTTTAATCATATCCCATTCTTGACCCATTTTTGTTATGCCAAACCAAATAAGTGTTAGATCGAAATAATATGGTGCAGGCGGAAGATAACAATGAGACCTACATTAATTTACTATAAAAGAAAAGGAACTTATATTGAGAGAGAAAAAATCTCCCCCTAAAAAAATTGTCTAAAAGGCTACATTGtggatattattattgttgtgagAAACAAAAATACTCAATTTATAAAAGTGTAAAACTTCTCTTTCAAAAAAAGGATAAGGCATATTAGGGAGacttattttttttagaattctttttctcttcttcaagAAAGAAGTCCTAATAGATTAAAAATTCAGGGCAAAAACAATAAGACGACCTAAATTGGAACCAAAGTCTTCAAAAATCTCTCTTTAcggattctttttttttccttgttCCATATTCGGTACTTGGTTTAGGATCGTGATGAAAAATTTCGCTTTGGGGATCAAAGCGCTCCCTATAAAAAAAACGACTTCATTTTACTAATTACTTATAGCTCTCTACTTCATAGTTAAATTGGAGTTTGTTATAGAATTTTCATGAAATACTCATCATTCATCAATACCTTAAAATGGTTTTCGAGAATGTTGTTTCGGAGTAAAATTCTTTTCTGATTCAATATTTCTTGTTCACACCACGGAATCAATTGTACATTTCTATTAATGAATatggaaattttttttttttcatttttttttttggcacatatgatatatatatacagtTTAACCCGTTGGAACTACAGTGCATCAGCGTCTTATGAGAGTTAGCAGATCTCTCTTTAAAAGATGCAGAAAATATCAAACAACCATGCCTTCAGCTAAATTCTGAAATGGAACGAAATCCTAGTtttctttttaacaaaaaaaaattaaaagaagaattagCTTAATAAGGAACTGATTAAATTCAAAacctaaaagaaaaatatatatcacCCAAaccaaatatcaacaaaaattttttttattaaatgtcCCATAGTAATAGGACGTTGACGCCTGACGTAATGGGTAAACGAAATAAATTGTAGAAACCCTACGAAGGTTGTGGGAAGATGTTATGTATTTAATTTCGATAGAAAAATACTTTATAACATGTTGCCCACTTGTGAATTATACGGAGCCAAGTATTTAATAGGAAGACCAAGTCCAATTTCCATTTAAGGATTActtatttttttccaaaataaacttTATATATTCCAATCGATATAAAATATTAGAAATCACAATTCTAATGGTTTTCAGATATTTAACAAATATCTATAATAAATAATTGAATTTTGATTTTCAACCTCTAAAGAAATTCCATTGACAAGAACAAGAATAAGGGAAAGCATTGCTACTAACTGTATATGGCCCGTTATTTACTAGTGCCATTACTATCTTTAAAAGTGTGAACAACTTAACGTGCTACTTGTCCCacaagaataagaaaaataatatagTAAAGATGTGTGTATAGGTCAAAGTTGAGCTCGACTACAACTTGGTAGATTAAGCTTGGAACGTGGGGATCAAGGACTGAAGATCGACCTCGAGTCCCACCGAGTTAGAACCCGAGGTCACATAGACTGCCTTCCATGAACATTGAGTCCGGTGTCGACCTTAGCCATGACCGAGCTCGGTGAAACATTATTGAAATAACTAatagaagaccgaaatatccgtgaccaGTCGGATATTACAGCGGAAATCTCGGCACGAATCAATAAGGAACCGGCAATCAGCGAATCAAGAGATCTTTTATCTTTTATataattgtacctaaagtagaaTTCCTGTACTATATAAAGAGAGGTTTGATTATTCAttggacacattgtaacacgcatcccaaaataattttttttttttttaagttcttATAATTCTCTTGTTGTTCTCTTCTGATATCAATTAAAGCACTTTTGACTCGAGAGTGGCTAACCTTCCAAGGCTAAGACTATCCAACTTGCGTGGTTTGCAGTTACTTTTCCATTGCTTATTTCAATTGCAATAtgatttatcattttgtatcaagttaaatctcgtatccttaaaaccacttacaaattcaattgttatccgattttaagggtaaacagtttggcgcccactgtggggctaaggataatagtggttatttgatataaaTCTCCATAACatacactactttacacttgttctttgaagtgtctctaatTTCAGGTTAAAATTCGAAATATCGaactctcaatcagcacccctatatgttgacaacgagtccggtcatcatggaaaaaataacaacatagcgaCCGATGACGAAGTACCGCCCGTTGATCCCATCGGAATTTCGGTCGCATACTTGATtgacgttaattcacatgtggctatcgacgCGAACTTGCCTACTGACCCCGAGAATAGCGTCTGTGGTGGAGCCTGATCGATaactcaaaacacacaaaacattgGAGGAGACGGGATCAGtttacgggtgatcttcgaaatgctgcagGCTCAACAGAAGGCGATAGCTTAGTTACATAACCAAAGTCGTGCACCAAGCAGGGTTGAACCCGATCACAGAAAGGTCAAATGGGCatgaatcggggactaaccccgagatcataaagatgctcgaagagctaacaaaacggatagaatcaggggagaagaaaatcgaagttaatgacaaaaaggtggataCCTACAATTCTAGGGTAGATCAAATCCCACGAGCACCGccaatattgaaaggcctggattccaagaagttcgggCAAAAACCtttttcctccgagcgcggctcCGAAGCCGAAGTCACCCGCAGGGATGAACCGGTCACAGAAag contains:
- the LOC107813231 gene encoding subtilisin-like protease — its product is MGFLKILLFCIFCSFPLPSFQSDLETYIVQVEAPESQISTQSSSMDLESYYHSFLPKTTSISSRENEEPRMVYSYHNVMKGFAARLTTTQVKEMEKKQGFVSAEPQRILSLHTTHTPSFLGLQQNMGLWKDSNYGKGVIIGVLDTGIIPDHPSFSDVGMPPPPAKWKGFCESNFTTKCNNKLIGARSFPLTNGSPIDENGHGTHTAGTAAGAFVKGANVFGNANGTAVGVAPLAHIAIYKVCDSDGSCSDVEILAAMDAAIDDGVDILSISLGGTSNPFHNDKIALGAYSATERGILVSCSAGNSGPSQRTVANDAPWILTVGASTHDRKLKATVKLGNKEEFEGESAYHPKTSNSTFFTLFDVEKIVHEQFDAPFCVPGSLTDPAIRGKIVVCLVGGGVRRVDKGQVVKDAGGVGMILINNPEDGVTKSAEAHVLPALDVSDVDGKKILAYINSTSNPVAAITFHGTVIGDKNAPIVASFSSRGPSEASRGILKPDIIGPGVNVLAAWPTSVDNNKNTKSTFNIISGTSMSCPHLSGIAALLKSAHPNWSPAAIKSAIMTTTDTLNLAKNPILDERLIPADIFAIGAGHVNPSRANDPGLIYDTPFEDYVPYLCGLNYTNREVGKLLQGKVNCSEVKSIPEAQLNYPSFSIRLRSTPQTYTRTVTNVGNATSIYKVEIVSPKGVAVKVKPSKLNFSILNQKLTYQVTFSKTTNNSDREVGQGFLKWNSDRHSVSSPIAVVLLVE